The following coding sequences lie in one Listeria ivanovii subsp. londoniensis genomic window:
- a CDS encoding ABC transporter ATP-binding protein, which yields MKSMKWIWQYVRKYRLLMFGVFILIFIASGISIIYPLLGGKVIDDVVYKNQPKLLIPLLLIMIISTIIRTICRYAYQIMCERIGQNSLFQIREDLYKKLQSLDFDFFNNTRVGDIMARMTGDTDAIRHFVSWVSYNILENIFLFTFAIVIMTTIDWKLTLALVIVTPLIAFLTMKMSSKAQPVFYEIRESFSRLNSMVEENISGNRVVKAFAREDFEMKKFHAHNEDFKQRNLDSAAVSRTYLPVLDSLAGILVVITLVFGGYLVIKGQMTLGDLVAFNGFLWMLNGPMRMSGWLINDVQRFVASSFKIQDMMATTAKIPIHAEKPAPSLQGYVEFKNVSFHFEDDPNTDVLKNISLKAAPGQTIAILGETGAGKSTLVNLICRFYDPTSGEILLDGVDAKKWHVRELRNHIATVMQDIFLFSDTIEGNIAFGAPDATMEDVRRMARIADADHFIETMPESYDTIVGERGVGLSGGQKQRISLARALLKNPSILILDDTTSAVDMETEVKIQGELKQITEHTTTFIIAHRISSVKEADEILILNHGEIIERGTHVSLLAKKGYYFDIYNKQLGTEASANG from the coding sequence ATGAAGAGTATGAAATGGATTTGGCAATATGTGCGGAAATATCGGCTGCTTATGTTTGGTGTATTTATTTTAATTTTTATTGCGTCTGGTATTAGTATTATTTATCCGCTACTTGGTGGAAAAGTGATTGATGATGTAGTTTATAAAAATCAGCCAAAATTACTTATTCCATTACTTTTAATCATGATTATTTCGACAATTATTCGAACGATTTGTCGTTATGCGTATCAGATTATGTGTGAGCGAATTGGACAAAACTCCCTTTTTCAAATTCGCGAAGATCTTTACAAAAAGTTACAGTCACTGGATTTCGATTTTTTTAATAATACTCGTGTAGGTGACATTATGGCACGAATGACCGGGGACACGGATGCGATTCGTCATTTTGTTTCTTGGGTGTCTTATAACATTTTGGAGAATATTTTCTTGTTTACGTTTGCGATTGTTATTATGACGACAATTGACTGGAAACTCACGCTGGCACTAGTGATTGTAACTCCACTAATTGCCTTCCTTACGATGAAAATGTCTAGCAAAGCACAACCAGTTTTTTATGAAATTCGTGAAAGCTTTTCGCGGCTTAACTCGATGGTAGAAGAAAATATTAGTGGAAACCGTGTCGTAAAAGCATTCGCGCGCGAAGATTTTGAAATGAAAAAATTTCATGCGCATAATGAGGATTTTAAGCAACGCAATTTAGATTCTGCTGCAGTTTCTAGGACTTATCTGCCTGTGCTTGATTCGCTAGCTGGAATTTTAGTAGTTATCACGCTTGTTTTCGGAGGTTATTTAGTAATTAAAGGCCAAATGACACTCGGCGATTTAGTTGCTTTCAACGGTTTCTTGTGGATGCTGAATGGCCCAATGCGGATGAGTGGTTGGCTAATTAATGATGTCCAACGTTTTGTTGCTTCATCTTTTAAAATTCAAGATATGATGGCTACCACAGCGAAAATTCCGATTCATGCCGAAAAACCAGCGCCGTCCTTGCAAGGCTATGTCGAGTTTAAAAATGTTAGTTTTCATTTTGAAGATGATCCAAATACCGACGTCTTGAAAAATATCTCTTTAAAAGCAGCTCCGGGACAAACGATTGCGATTTTAGGAGAAACTGGCGCGGGAAAATCTACTTTAGTCAACTTGATTTGCCGCTTTTATGATCCGACTTCTGGTGAAATTTTATTAGATGGCGTCGATGCGAAAAAGTGGCATGTGCGGGAACTTAGAAATCATATCGCGACCGTTATGCAAGATATTTTTCTGTTTTCCGACACAATTGAAGGAAATATTGCTTTTGGTGCACCAGATGCAACGATGGAAGATGTCCGGCGAATGGCTCGAATTGCTGATGCGGACCATTTTATCGAAACAATGCCAGAAAGTTATGACACCATTGTTGGCGAGCGCGGAGTTGGTCTTTCTGGTGGGCAAAAACAACGGATTTCGCTAGCTCGGGCACTGCTGAAAAATCCTTCTATCCTCATTTTGGACGATACAACTTCTGCTGTTGATATGGAAACCGAAGTGAAAATCCAAGGAGAATTGAAACAAATTACGGAGCATACGACAACCTTTATTATTGCGCACCGGATTTCTTCAGTTAAAGAAGCAGATGAGATATTGATTTTGAATCACGGCGAAATTATCGAGCGTGGTACACATGTAAGTTTGCTAGCGAAAAAAGGTTATTACTTTGATATTTACAACAAACAACTTGGAACGGAGGCGAGTGCGAATGGCTAG
- a CDS encoding AraC family transcriptional regulator, whose amino-acid sequence MLKINTTTFNPQVLYIASYYTNEPRIGENHHHDFLEISIICEGTSVYDIEGERVELSAGDVLVFNPGVNHYDITEPGMTNVQLHIGFRNFTLEGYTRNTFPFKKAFLRKSKTESAILNIAKQIIDEKDAEKPGYDLMLKANVMQLIIHILREATPEQLENNGMKLSTDEQQKQMLVNEIIHYMEKHHSEDVSLSSLSQTMYISPAYISKVFKEETGESPINYLIKIRLTRAEELLKNKDITVKQAANMVGYNDAYYFSKLFKKYYGFPPSENWRKSS is encoded by the coding sequence ATGCTAAAGATTAATACAACTACATTCAATCCGCAAGTTTTGTATATCGCCAGTTATTATACAAATGAGCCACGAATTGGAGAAAATCACCATCATGACTTTTTAGAAATTTCGATTATTTGTGAAGGAACAAGTGTTTATGATATTGAAGGTGAGCGAGTTGAATTAAGTGCAGGGGATGTATTAGTTTTTAACCCTGGTGTGAATCATTACGATATTACCGAACCAGGGATGACAAACGTACAACTCCACATTGGTTTTCGTAATTTTACTTTGGAAGGCTATACAAGAAATACGTTCCCGTTTAAAAAAGCATTTTTACGAAAAAGCAAAACAGAGTCAGCTATTTTAAATATTGCTAAACAAATTATTGATGAAAAAGATGCCGAAAAACCGGGGTATGATTTAATGTTGAAAGCCAATGTAATGCAGCTGATTATTCATATTTTACGCGAAGCAACCCCAGAACAACTTGAAAATAATGGGATGAAATTGTCGACGGATGAGCAGCAAAAGCAAATGCTTGTGAATGAAATTATTCATTATATGGAAAAACATCATAGTGAGGATGTGTCGCTTTCATCGTTATCGCAAACAATGTATATCAGCCCGGCCTACATTTCTAAAGTATTCAAAGAAGAAACAGGAGAATCGCCAATTAATTACTTAATCAAGATTCGTCTTACCCGTGCTGAGGAGCTCCTCAAGAATAAAGATATCACGGTTAAACAAGCGGCTAACATGGTTGGATATAATGACGCTTATTATTTTAGTAAGCTTTTCAAGAAATATTACGGCTTCCCACCATCTGAAAATTGGCGAAAATCTAGTTAA
- a CDS encoding alpha/beta hydrolase, protein MRYEEALKYLKTHNRMQQDGGTEVIFKMAADTSCGNLDSFLLKDREEELEGTNAAIETMPEEMVVPDFSNLEIATAAALQMRASMGSPNKDLTKGVKTEHRVIQGEYGDIPVRIYHHESQKELAPALIFYHGGGFVGGTPEVVENFCKGIAEKLPAVVINVDYHLAPEFKAPAAPKDCFRVLNWVVENSDKLRVDATKIGVSGDSAGGTLAAAVSYMDREAKTNYVGFQALLYPALTLIDEDNDKYKWDITKFAASEETMPVVAPGIIGMNNSGLLLRTAYVRDENPASPIYSPLSSPDKSIYPPTLIVSAEFDALRAFAAVFAKQLMTSGVKTKAIVYQGMCHAFIDKYGIYPQAEDAADEIVQMMKEIF, encoded by the coding sequence ATGCGTTATGAAGAAGCCTTAAAATATTTAAAAACACATAACCGTATGCAACAAGATGGAGGCACCGAAGTCATTTTTAAAATGGCAGCGGATACATCTTGCGGAAACCTCGATTCATTTCTATTAAAAGATCGTGAAGAAGAGTTAGAAGGCACTAATGCAGCAATTGAAACTATGCCAGAAGAAATGGTCGTGCCAGATTTTTCGAATTTAGAAATCGCGACAGCAGCGGCCCTCCAAATGCGTGCTTCGATGGGAAGTCCCAATAAAGATTTAACCAAAGGAGTAAAAACGGAACACAGAGTCATTCAAGGTGAGTATGGAGATATTCCAGTCCGAATTTATCATCATGAATCGCAAAAAGAACTAGCGCCAGCCCTTATTTTTTATCATGGTGGTGGATTTGTCGGAGGGACACCAGAAGTAGTGGAAAATTTTTGTAAGGGCATTGCGGAAAAACTCCCAGCAGTTGTTATTAATGTTGATTACCATTTAGCGCCTGAATTCAAGGCTCCAGCAGCACCAAAAGACTGTTTCCGTGTACTGAATTGGGTCGTAGAAAATAGTGATAAACTTCGAGTCGATGCTACGAAGATTGGTGTTTCAGGGGACAGTGCGGGAGGAACCTTAGCGGCGGCAGTAAGTTACATGGACCGAGAAGCAAAAACGAACTATGTCGGGTTCCAAGCCCTCTTATATCCAGCCCTTACGCTAATTGATGAGGATAATGACAAATATAAGTGGGATATCACTAAGTTTGCTGCCTCGGAAGAAACGATGCCCGTTGTAGCTCCTGGAATTATTGGAATGAATAATTCTGGTTTATTGCTTCGAACAGCATATGTAAGAGATGAAAATCCAGCTTCACCAATCTATTCACCATTGTCTTCTCCAGATAAAAGCATTTATCCACCAACTTTAATTGTTAGTGCTGAATTTGATGCGCTTAGAGCTTTCGCAGCGGTATTTGCAAAACAACTAATGACTAGCGGCGTCAAAACAAAAGCAATCGTATATCAAGGAATGTGTCATGCATTTATTGATAAATACGGGATTTACCCACAAGCAGAAGATGCTGCAGATGAAATTGTCCAAATGATGAAAGAAATATTTTAA
- a CDS encoding EAL domain-containing protein, translating into MGRMKFQLFIQPKLDVLQGNIVEYEILLRDDSEVPKFPLSELEAVLANEETYYVFSEWFIEAFLEVLDKYPSNRFAINIAPQQLFYAETLLWLDELRSESHRITVEITEDIFDVPAHKQHLNANDKDAFILNKIKVIYGLGYHIAMDDVSCGLNSLERVMSYLPYIIEIKFSLIHFKSIDLEDLLYFIKAWANFAQKNNLDFVVEGIETKETMAILEVHGVSIFQGYLVNKPFPA; encoded by the coding sequence ATAGGGCGCATGAAATTTCAACTTTTTATCCAGCCAAAGTTAGATGTTCTCCAAGGAAATATTGTCGAATACGAAATACTTCTTAGAGATGATAGCGAAGTTCCTAAATTTCCTTTGTCGGAGCTAGAAGCAGTACTTGCTAATGAAGAAACGTATTATGTTTTTTCAGAGTGGTTTATTGAGGCTTTTTTAGAAGTTTTAGATAAATATCCCAGCAACCGTTTTGCTATTAATATAGCGCCACAACAGCTTTTTTATGCTGAAACACTTCTCTGGCTAGATGAACTGAGAAGCGAGAGCCATCGAATCACTGTAGAAATCACCGAAGATATTTTTGACGTACCCGCACATAAGCAACATTTAAATGCCAATGACAAAGATGCGTTTATCCTCAATAAAATCAAAGTCATTTACGGACTAGGTTATCATATTGCCATGGATGATGTTAGCTGCGGCCTAAATAGTTTGGAACGAGTGATGAGCTATTTGCCATATATAATTGAAATTAAGTTTTCTTTAATCCATTTTAAAAGCATCGATTTAGAAGATTTGCTGTACTTTATTAAAGCTTGGGCGAACTTTGCTCAGAAGAATAATTTGGATTTTGTTGTAGAGGGGATTGAAACAAAAGAAACCATGGCAATATTAGAAGTCCATGGCGTCTCGATTTTCCAAGGTTATTTAGTTAATAAGCCATTTCCGGCTTAA
- a CDS encoding Crp/Fnr family transcriptional regulator — translation MLYIKDILDVISHEYSNRISFSKGDIIHSFGVDIGRKTQMGIIMSGAATVEGHTSEGRWLINGLVAESMLFGLEVLLETSTTPKLIDYRVRALTDGSAILINRELFLNYLYANPQVFHQILDNVLVKYMFTAKNYKNINQSPFYKAANVLVEIVELLNLHQHDSQITLPSYVTQSLLADYCRSSRARITEVLETMREKGLLTSKKPITISSFQNLQNLIENF, via the coding sequence ATGCTTTACATTAAAGATATATTAGATGTTATTTCGCATGAATATTCGAATAGGATTTCATTTAGTAAGGGTGATATTATCCACTCTTTTGGAGTTGATATAGGACGTAAAACACAAATGGGCATTATTATGTCTGGCGCAGCCACTGTTGAAGGGCATACATCTGAAGGTCGTTGGTTAATAAATGGACTAGTCGCTGAGTCGATGCTTTTTGGATTAGAAGTTTTGCTCGAGACAAGTACCACTCCTAAACTTATAGATTATCGTGTACGTGCCCTCACTGATGGAAGTGCCATACTGATTAATCGTGAGCTTTTCCTTAATTATTTATACGCAAATCCCCAAGTTTTCCACCAGATATTAGATAATGTTCTTGTTAAATATATGTTTACTGCGAAAAATTATAAAAATATTAATCAATCGCCATTTTACAAAGCAGCGAATGTCTTAGTGGAAATTGTGGAGCTATTGAATCTTCATCAACATGATAGTCAGATTACACTTCCATCTTATGTTACACAGTCGCTTTTAGCTGATTATTGTCGATCTAGTCGAGCCAGAATTACAGAAGTGTTGGAGACGATGCGGGAAAAAGGCTTACTGACTTCCAAAAAACCAATCACTATTAGTTCTTTCCAAAACTTGCAGAATCTGATTGAAAACTTTTAA
- a CDS encoding ImmA/IrrE family metallo-endopeptidase, which produces MYEKLVAKYQDEVTIREEKMPYKLPGLYLNGVILINKNQSSIEKGCILAEELMHYKYTVGNITKQETIMDKKQELFARRKGYEAMVPLEDIITCFYLGLREYFEVADFLEVTEEFLRNTVTHYAEKYGPMYDCGEYLINFGSAIDVYKKF; this is translated from the coding sequence TTGTATGAAAAATTGGTAGCTAAATACCAAGATGAAGTAACCATAAGAGAAGAAAAAATGCCTTACAAATTACCTGGTCTATATTTAAACGGAGTAATTTTGATCAATAAAAACCAGTCTTCCATTGAAAAAGGATGCATTTTAGCAGAAGAATTAATGCATTATAAATACACAGTTGGTAATATTACGAAACAAGAAACAATTATGGATAAGAAGCAAGAGCTTTTCGCCCGTAGAAAAGGTTATGAAGCAATGGTCCCGCTTGAAGATATCATTACTTGTTTTTATCTCGGACTAAGAGAATATTTTGAAGTGGCCGATTTTTTAGAAGTAACTGAGGAATTTTTGCGGAATACTGTTACGCATTACGCAGAAAAATACGGACCAATGTATGACTGCGGTGAATATTTAATTAATTTTGGTAGCGCTATTGATGTTTATAAAAAATTTTGA
- a CDS encoding helix-turn-helix transcriptional regulator, translating to MELNKFVGNKIKQYREERGLNQEALAERLHTTRQTISRYENGDRKANQDVLFELAKIFNKRLDDFFPERNLPPVDERGMTVAAHIDDDVTDEELRDILAYIEMKKKLHRGM from the coding sequence ATGGAGTTGAATAAGTTTGTAGGAAATAAAATAAAACAATATCGTGAGGAGCGTGGGTTAAATCAAGAAGCACTAGCAGAACGTTTGCACACCACGCGCCAAACTATTAGCCGCTATGAAAATGGTGATCGCAAAGCAAACCAAGATGTTTTATTTGAACTTGCGAAGATTTTTAACAAACGATTAGATGACTTTTTCCCAGAAAGGAACTTACCTCCTGTTGATGAACGAGGAATGACAGTCGCGGCCCACATAGATGATGATGTAACAGATGAAGAATTGCGAGATATACTAGCTTATATAGAGATGAAGAAAAAACTCCATCGCGGGATGTGA
- a CDS encoding ArpU family phage packaging/lysis transcriptional regulator, with amino-acid sequence MQVLVLPENKEINYIKTVQEVKRFFADFQRFRMICGLSQKPKLEKNGCLEEPVFNTITFSARHDKELIREAQWLVEKYTTILNQMDALYRTILLSCYIERKQDVAIMMDLPYEIAQFKRIKKRAVLELAAVLGILVRKA; translated from the coding sequence TTGCAAGTACTTGTTTTACCAGAAAATAAAGAGATTAATTATATAAAAACCGTCCAAGAAGTAAAGCGGTTTTTCGCAGATTTTCAGCGTTTTCGAATGATATGTGGATTATCACAAAAGCCAAAGCTAGAAAAAAATGGTTGCTTGGAAGAACCTGTTTTTAACACAATTACATTTTCTGCTAGACATGATAAGGAACTAATTCGCGAGGCGCAGTGGCTAGTGGAGAAATACACAACAATACTCAATCAAATGGATGCACTTTATCGAACTATTTTACTAAGCTGCTATATCGAACGAAAGCAGGATGTAGCAATTATGATGGATTTGCCCTATGAAATCGCCCAATTTAAACGAATAAAAAAACGAGCAGTTTTGGAGCTTGCTGCGGTTTTGGGGATTTTGGTTAGGAAAGCATGA
- a CDS encoding DUF5072 family protein has translation MKSLNFMRVLEAAKTMLQEKGGINVSIVMQNQVDTPTTIMEMIEQEEEESRTVWKEIYRLAIHHYSSELDAIKIDLIDTLMQSGFILPEGYELLTIRHYGKQNLVKEGNLTHAKISFEIVICRNLKVKI, from the coding sequence GTGAAGAGTTTGAACTTCATGAGAGTCTTAGAAGCAGCCAAAACTATGCTTCAAGAAAAAGGTGGAATCAATGTTTCTATTGTAATGCAAAATCAAGTAGATACTCCAACAACAATAATGGAAATGATTGAACAAGAAGAAGAAGAAAGTCGAACAGTGTGGAAAGAAATTTATCGTCTTGCAATCCATCATTATTCAAGTGAGTTGGATGCTATAAAAATCGATTTAATTGATACGCTGATGCAATCGGGTTTCATTTTGCCAGAAGGGTATGAACTACTTACTATTAGGCATTATGGAAAACAAAATTTAGTAAAAGAAGGCAATTTAACACATGCGAAAATAAGCTTTGAAATAGTTATTTGTCGCAATTTAAAAGTGAAAATTTAG
- the lmaA gene encoding protein LmaA: MAFEENLYCDYTPGAAKAVAGKDVVLAIFNAAGDKLLAVAGQQGLTINRSKDSIEITSKDTIGGWKSKIGGMKEWSIENDGLYVADADSHQELAKYFESDSPVCVKVINQASKKGLFGGLAIVADYSFEAPFDEAMTYSIKLDGMGALVDLTITEGGDQMPGEAPVTPAE, translated from the coding sequence ATGGCATTTGAAGAAAATTTATATTGTGATTATACACCGGGAGCTGCTAAAGCTGTTGCTGGGAAAGATGTGGTTTTAGCAATTTTTAACGCGGCAGGAGATAAATTACTAGCCGTTGCAGGTCAACAAGGTTTAACGATTAATCGTTCTAAAGATAGTATCGAGATTACCTCAAAAGATACAATTGGTGGTTGGAAATCTAAAATTGGCGGAATGAAAGAATGGTCAATCGAAAATGACGGTCTATATGTGGCCGATGCAGATTCTCACCAAGAATTGGCGAAATATTTTGAAAGTGATAGTCCGGTTTGTGTTAAAGTCATTAATCAAGCTTCTAAAAAAGGTCTGTTTGGTGGTTTGGCAATTGTAGCTGACTATAGTTTTGAAGCACCTTTTGATGAAGCGATGACTTATTCCATAAAACTTGATGGAATGGGTGCACTTGTTGATTTAACAATTACTGAGGGCGGAGATCAAATGCCCGGAGAAGCACCAGTAACACCAGCGGAATAA
- a CDS encoding membrane protein yields MADNKKINLEMNDTALIAQMSQLDQMVSTVERRFTEMKMTIEDTGNADPGSKISNSLGGLQSSVASISDAFSLLGSSGESITSGFGAAVGSVGGITDAFKNLGSSVQNGSLFSSLATGIGGMGSMLNGVVGGVQGISNLASGFMELKKSVGGLMSSVGGVSGIMSKLTSPMGLVIIGIVALVAAFAYLMSTNESFRNSVMSVVTQVGQLFGQLIATLMPIIMQIVTAVGQIGAALMPIVVQFIAFFAQLLAQLMPFISMLVSMLMPVIMQIVQAVMSLVSALLPSIMAIIQGIMGVIQFLIPIIIQIATVVIQIVVTIISYISKIIPVVMMIIGVIISVITTIINYVVVIATTIISIIGKIISFVASVITAIMGIVQPIIGFITNIFNSIVAVIGAAFQMVFAVASKIWNAILATISGIIEGIKSIITGISTTVSSVFNGVKRIITGVFEGIKSAWGGLTNFVGTIFDGVSSAIQNVVDNVKGFVNVVIRGINSAIGLINKIPGVEIGRIPQLISGTTNFQGGFARMNEGGRGEMVVLPSGSQVIPHDATMKYARESARGNRTSLLLNQGNDLGRVENLLERLLQKNPVIKMDDKVVSEVVSRNQANSFDQYNYTMGGAAY; encoded by the coding sequence ATGGCGGATAATAAAAAAATAAATTTAGAAATGAATGATACGGCTTTAATTGCTCAAATGAGTCAACTAGATCAAATGGTTTCAACAGTCGAAAGGCGTTTTACTGAAATGAAAATGACTATTGAAGATACTGGAAATGCAGATCCTGGATCAAAAATTTCTAACTCTCTAGGTGGCCTACAATCCAGTGTTGCCTCAATCAGTGATGCTTTTAGTTTATTAGGGTCTAGTGGAGAGTCTATAACTTCAGGTTTTGGTGCTGCGGTAGGGTCTGTTGGAGGAATCACAGACGCATTTAAAAATCTTGGTTCCAGTGTTCAAAATGGTTCACTCTTTTCAAGCCTAGCAACAGGTATTGGTGGAATGGGAAGTATGCTAAATGGTGTTGTTGGCGGTGTGCAAGGTATTAGTAACTTAGCTAGTGGATTTATGGAGTTGAAAAAAAGCGTAGGTGGTTTAATGTCTTCCGTCGGTGGTGTTTCAGGAATTATGTCTAAGCTAACTTCTCCAATGGGGCTAGTTATTATCGGGATTGTTGCGCTTGTGGCGGCATTTGCTTATTTAATGTCAACTAATGAATCATTTAGAAATTCAGTTATGTCAGTCGTTACACAGGTTGGTCAATTATTTGGACAATTAATAGCAACCTTGATGCCTATTATTATGCAAATTGTTACTGCGGTTGGTCAAATTGGAGCAGCTTTAATGCCGATTGTCGTGCAATTTATCGCATTCTTTGCACAACTTTTAGCACAATTAATGCCATTTATCTCCATGCTTGTATCTATGCTTATGCCCGTAATAATGCAAATTGTCCAAGCCGTCATGTCGCTTGTGTCAGCGCTTTTACCAAGTATTATGGCTATTATTCAAGGTATTATGGGAGTTATTCAGTTCTTAATTCCAATCATTATTCAAATTGCCACTGTAGTAATACAAATTGTTGTGACGATTATTTCATATATTAGTAAAATTATACCTGTCGTCATGATGATCATTGGAGTCATTATTTCTGTTATTACTACAATTATTAATTATGTTGTTGTGATCGCAACGACAATTATAAGTATTATCGGCAAAATCATTAGTTTCGTTGCTAGCGTAATTACTGCAATCATGGGTATTGTTCAACCGATTATTGGATTTATCACCAATATCTTTAACTCAATAGTTGCTGTTATTGGGGCAGCTTTCCAGATGGTTTTTGCAGTAGCATCAAAAATTTGGAATGCTATTTTAGCAACCATTTCGGGGATTATTGAAGGGATCAAGTCAATTATTACAGGAATATCAACCACAGTTTCATCAGTCTTTAATGGAGTGAAACGAATTATTACTGGGGTTTTTGAAGGTATTAAAAGTGCCTGGGGTGGTTTAACAAATTTTGTGGGAACTATTTTTGACGGTGTTTCGAGTGCAATTCAAAATGTAGTAGATAATGTCAAAGGATTTGTGAATGTAGTGATTCGTGGAATTAACTCGGCAATCGGGCTTATTAATAAAATCCCAGGTGTAGAGATTGGTAGGATTCCGCAACTGATTTCGGGGACAACAAACTTCCAAGGCGGTTTTGCAAGGATGAATGAAGGCGGTCGAGGCGAGATGGTTGTATTACCATCAGGTTCCCAAGTAATTCCGCATGATGCAACAATGAAGTATGCAAGAGAAAGTGCTCGCGGAAATAGAACTTCACTACTATTGAATCAAGGTAATGATTTGGGTAGAGTGGAAAATCTTCTAGAGCGTTTATTACAAAAAAATCCAGTAATTAAAATGGACGATAAAGTTGTTTCGGAAGTAGTTAGTCGAAACCAAGCTAATTCGTTTGATCAGTATAACTATACAATGGGAGGTGCGGCATACTAA
- a CDS encoding phage tail family protein → MNDLFLEINGEVYSMSETFPGLSVQEVARQSPQLNMETAEIAGTDGVIPGTVAFKPFVFSAICNLQALDIPDYHLAVREIYEFLFQRESYYIWSNQMPGIRYEVHPKPFDFSRESDRVGLLTIEFDVFKGYAESRGTTLDPLTFEVDLWQMGMNLSNRDDLFYIFKENSFRVYNAGSERINPLMRHALDIAMTANGIPTINNITTGDSFQYQNELEKTDVLLLNNIYPFVNNRRVGKNTNHGIITLEKGWNDFEIKGVTDVTIAFNFPFIYR, encoded by the coding sequence ATGAATGACTTGTTTTTAGAGATAAATGGAGAGGTTTATTCGATGAGTGAAACGTTTCCAGGGCTTTCAGTTCAAGAAGTAGCGAGACAAAGCCCTCAATTAAACATGGAAACTGCTGAAATCGCTGGGACTGATGGTGTTATTCCAGGAACCGTTGCTTTTAAACCATTTGTCTTTTCGGCAATATGTAATTTACAAGCACTTGATATACCTGATTATCATTTAGCTGTTAGAGAAATTTATGAGTTTCTATTTCAGCGCGAAAGTTATTATATTTGGAGTAACCAGATGCCTGGTATTCGTTATGAAGTGCATCCAAAACCTTTTGATTTTAGTAGGGAGTCAGACAGAGTTGGACTATTGACCATTGAATTTGATGTATTCAAAGGATATGCAGAATCACGGGGTACGACACTTGATCCACTGACATTTGAAGTGGATTTATGGCAAATGGGAATGAACTTATCCAACCGTGATGATCTATTTTACATTTTTAAAGAGAATTCTTTTCGTGTGTACAATGCGGGGAGCGAACGAATTAATCCCCTAATGCGTCATGCGTTAGATATAGCAATGACTGCAAATGGGATTCCAACGATTAATAATATCACAACTGGAGACTCGTTTCAGTATCAAAATGAACTTGAAAAAACAGATGTCTTACTATTGAATAACATCTATCCATTTGTAAATAATCGCCGAGTTGGGAAAAATACGAATCATGGAATTATTACTTTAGAAAAAGGCTGGAACGATTTTGAAATTAAAGGTGTAACAGATGTGACAATTGCTTTTAATTTCCCGTTCATTTATCGGTAG